The Diceros bicornis minor isolate mBicDic1 chromosome 18, mDicBic1.mat.cur, whole genome shotgun sequence sequence tcatatgtggaatataaaccaacacatggacagagaaaactattgtggttaccaggggcaatgggggtggggggtaggcacaaggggtgaagggagtcatatatatggtgatggacaaacaaaaatgtacaacccaaaatttcacaatgttaaaaactattaaaacatcaataaaaaaaaaaaaaaagaggagtggcatcagatgttagctcagggctgatcttcctcacaaaaaaaaaaagatcagaaacCAGGTCAACAGTGCTGTCTTAGAGGCAGTGTTCTGAGTTACTGTTATAGGATGTATGCTCATGGGGCTGAGGAATGAGTCTGATAAGGAAGGCAGTTCAATCTCCCCCCACACCGAGCACTATTAAAATTAAGggatcgggccggccccgtggcttagcggttaagtgcgtgcggttaagtgcgtgtgctccgctaccggcggcccggattcagatcccgggcgcgcaccgatgcaccgtttctccggccatgctgaggccacgtcccacatacagcaactacaaggatgtgcaactatgacatacaactatttagtggggctttgggggaaaaaaaaaggaggaggattggcaatagatgttagctcagagccggtcttcctcagcaaaaagaggaggattagcatggatgttagctcagggctgatcttcctcacaaataaataaataaataaataaataaataaataaataaaattaagggaTCATCCATGGCCTCCTACAAGGCCATGGAGCCCTTGAGTTCTGCTTAGCAAGGTGGAAGGCTCAAAGACTCGACCCCACGCACCCCAAGAACAAAGGGGTCTTGCAAACATACTCATCTCCTGCAGAGACTTAGTGACTTCGCCTTCGTAACTCAGCTTCAGCTTGGGGATAGTCAGGACCGCTTGCACAGACTTCAGTTCTCGGTCTATGTCATGAATGAACTCAGAGGTGAGGCTCTCTTCTATCATGGTCAAGTTCTGGGTCACTGTCTGAGGCAGGAAGAAGATGATACTCATGCTTCCAGTCAAGGGCAGCTGGGCAATCTGAAACAGGAAGGAAGCACATGGGTTAGTTCTTTGGAGCCCAAGAGCCTAGGGATAGCACACACCCTAAGCTGCCTTCTCTCCCGTGATGGGGCCCTGACTGTGCTATCCCCGGCCCCTAATCTATTTCACAATTGTCCCTCTAGGCTATTGCTTTCTGGCAGCAAGACGTCTATTGATGTTCCTTCCAAAAGTAGGCTGTTGTCTTTTCTTACCTCAGCCTAATACCAACTAAAGTTATCTgctaaaagaattttcttttgtggttccaaGGAGCTAAAATTGAATTCAACATCTGTGCTTTCTCTCAAGGTTTGTCTGCCAACAGTTACTAAATGTACAGAGCCCTGGACTAGAAGTGGGGGCATTGGGCACAGAAGCAACAATGAAACAGGTCATTTGAGCAGAGGTTCTTAGCCTAAGGTCCATGGGACAAATGGCGTCGTCAGGGGTCCCAACAGCCCCTGAAGTCATATACAAAAATGCATGTGTGTGCTTACGTGGCATGTCTGAGTGTTTCAGGCATTTTGTCAGATTCCCAAAGAAAAAGGTTAAGAACTACTGActtagcattaaaagaagtcAGGTGTATGTTAGAATGCCAGCAGTTTGGAGTGTGTCCAGCAGTTTGGAGTGTGTGACAGTTTTTGAAAAGTTTGGCTttgaattctagaaataaaagttctcttggggccggccgggtggcatagcagttaagtttgcgcgctccgcttcaggggcccggggttcacaggttcagatcccgggcacagactgacacaccgcttgtcaagccatgctatggaggtgtcccatataaagcagaggaagatgggcacggatgttagcccagggccaatcttcctcagcaaaaagaggaagattggcaatggatgttagctcagggctaatcttcctcacacaaaaaaaagttctcccccccaaaaaaagaaagagagaaagaaggaaggaaagaaaagacaagaaaacaccAACATTTGAGTGCCTGATCTAGAGGACTCCTTTCACATTACCTTATTAATCCTTGCAACAAACCCTGAAAAGATAAGTTTTGGTAACTACTCCCTTTCATTTTAAGAagaaaggctcagagaagctgtTAACTTGCTGCAAGTTACACAGCAGGTAAAATTTAGACAGCTGTCAGATCTCAAAGGTCATTCTATTTCCACGGCACCATCCTGCCTGTCTTTGTTCTCTTCCCACACCCACCACTCACCCTGCCCCTACAGACCTTGCAGTTGAGATCAGAATCTAAGCCATAGCGTATAATGGCCTTCGGGTCTGACATCATGGGGACTGTCACGGTCCTCTCCTCATCCAAGTAGAAATCCTTGAGGGAAGTCTTTCTGGAGTCAAACTTTGTTACCCACTGCCCTGGAATGAAACAAATGGAGTGTCCTGAGCCCCAGGAGACCAGAAAGGCATTGGGACCGTGCTGTGAGGCCAAAGCATGTCATTGAAAATTGCCCAGCTAAAGGAATCTTAGTCGTCAGAGGCCCTGACACATCGGAATAGCTCTACTTCAGAATGTGCGGTCTGGGCCACAGTATTTCCAGGATCCTCGATACCTTCCGTAAGTAAACTCAGAAGGAAATATGTTGATTTTACTGATTTGACCACCTGGACTATACGGGTTCTGTGACAGCCTGGGAGAAAAGTAAACTGGTGCACACTTCCACAGCGATGTGTCCGGAGATAGAATCAAAGgaggtcagagctggaagggacctcgACATCATCTCATCACCCCTCTCCGAGCTGAAAAAGCCCTGAAGGCCAGAGAGGGAAGTGGCTCACACAGCGAGGTGATGACCAAGCTCCCTTAGTTTAACGTGGCCTTTAACCTGCTGGTCTGTAACTGCTTCTTTCACTCCCTGGAGATCAGTGCTTCAGTAGGGCTTTCCTCTAAGAGTTTAGGCGTCCACTCTTGCGACTGCCTGATAAATGGTTATAAAGCGTTTTAAGGGAGGTTGCCCAGAATCCCACTCAAGGCTTATGTGAATGGGGCTGGCCTCACACTGGGCCCATAGAATGGTCTTGGCCACATTGCCACAGCCTAGAAGAATATTGGTAGAGAACTAACAACGGTTTATGGAGTACCTGCTGTGTCCTGGGCACAGTGCTAGGGTTGATGTGAAGATGGGAGACAACATAGACAGGGTGCCTCTGAAGTAAGTTACCGTCCCCGTGTTAGAGATGAGAAGATAgataggctcagagaggctatgAAGCTGGTGTAGGGCTCTACAGCCAGTGAAGGCAGAGCTGGGCTTGGACCCTCTTCTGACTCCAGCCAGAAATCTAACAGTGCCCGCCCACACGGGCACAAGAGTGAGTGCTTTCTTCTCCCTGCTGGTCTCTCCACAAGCCTCTCACACTCTGTAAGCACTGAGATTTGATAACAAGCAGACAGCCCTCAGGCAAGTGCATTTCTCAGGTCCTCCTTTGGCTTCTGCTGGGTTTGTGTTGAACTAAAGCTTTGACTTCCCCCCTTTGCCGGCCCCCTCTGACGCCCACCATCCACCCTTGGCCAAAAGAGAAGTGGAGAAGCCCGCACCCTTGAAGTAAGCCACACCGAGAAGGAGAATGCTGATTTCACTGGGCACTTCCCTTGTGGACCTAGCGATTTTCCCTTTCGTCTGGGCCTGCACCCAGTTGTTAAGCTCCTGAAGGTCTGCGCGAGGGTTGCCGGTCAGGATTTTGGGCCTGGACCCATATGACTTTTCCAGTGGTGCGACAAAGCTGGATTTGATGCGCAGCTCTGGAAGAGATGGAGCAGGGTTAGTGTACTCTGAAAGCATGCCAGGCTTAGGTTCTAGTTTACCACTCAGCAGGCCCTGACTTCCTGCCTAGCATCTCCCTGTGACTTGCTGGGACTTTGTGCCAACTTCCCCAGGCACTGGACAGGGAACAACAGATTTTGCTCATTGCCGTTTCTCTTCATGTTACGGCCCTCCCTCAACCCcttcctctgtctccctcagcCCACTTCCTCTTTCTGATCCTCTTTGGGCTCACGGGGCCCCTTCCTGCCCACCAGTGCCAGGCCTGGCCTGGGTAGACATGATCTACTGTTTAGAAAGAAACCCCCCTGCATAGAGCCTAGAGCCCCACGCTCCTCAGGCAGCCCGCTAGCACACTCACTCTTCTCAAAAATGATCCGGGAAGCACTCTTGAGGTTCTTCTCGGGGGCAGTGACGGAGGCAAGGAGGTCCTTGTAGGTGCTGTGGATGTCTGGGTTGTTGATCAGGTCGTAGTAGAGAGCCCGGTGAATGGTGGACTCTGTTCGCTGCTCCGCTCCTGCCAGACAGATGAGGATGTGAGCCTCAGTAACTGCCCACCGGGGCCCGAATCAGGTCAGCTCCCATGACAGGACAGGGACGCTGTACTCAGTCTTGTCTGCTGATACTGGAGATGTTCTAGGTGGGCAAGGAATTTGAAGGCAATGGGAGAAATAAAGGTTTTCCTAAAGTAGGCTGAGGGCCTCGGgcctagagagagagaagggtggaGTGAGGGGTACCAGTCCCTGTGCTTCTCCCATCACGGCACTGACCAGACTGTTTGTAGTTCCCTGTTTGTTAATTTCCCCCGTAAACTCAGCTGTGATCCAAGTGAGAGCAGAGACATGCCTGCTTGGGTGCGGTTATGTCCCCAGAACCCAGCCAAATGGCGCGCAAGCAGCAGAAGCTGGTTTAAGGAATAGATGCGCATCAAAGTCACCACTTCATTAAGTGGTCTTGAGGCCACACCCCTGCGTGTCAGCAGTGCTCAGCACCCTCCTGGGGAGGAGCAGAACTGTGTGCATAGCCCTCGAGCTCCCACTTGCAGGCACCGCTCCCACTTGCAGGCACCGGGACCCTGCCGGGCCAGTCTTTCAGTGCCCCTTTGCCCCTCCCTGAGGTGCAGGGTCTCTAGGGCTTTGAGAGCCATATATATGCAGAGGCCAGATGGCAGCTCTAGGATTCTGGGGCTTTGTGCATCGGAGAACTCACCCAGCGAAAGGGCAGAGAGTGCCGTGGCCACGCTGAGTGGGGACAGGAGAACGTTGGCAGTGGGGCTCATGCTGGATCTCACGCGGTACAGGTCATAGCCAAAGTTGGAGATGGCCGCTGCCAGCTTGTTCACAGGGACCTTCAAGAAGGGGTCCTCCTCCTCCACTGGCACCCCTGTGGTGTCGGGGTCTGGGGAACCCTGGATTTGAGTACAAGAACCAGTGGagaggccggctccgtggcttagcggttaagtgcacgcgctctgatgctggcggcccgggttcggatcccgggcacgccccaaggcaccacttctccgaccaacccgaggccgagtcccacgtacagcaactagaaggatgtgaacctatgacatacaactatctactggggctttggggggaaaaaatgaataaataaaatctttaaaaaaaaaaaagaaccagtgGAGATGAGCAATGGGTGGCTGGTCTCCTCATCGCTTTGAGTGGGATTGCTGTGCTGGCCCCTCAGGGCCGTCCTGCCTGAGTGTGGTATGTTTATAACCTCATGGTGGAATGAGATGTGTTCCCTGATCAGGCAAGAGCTCTCTGCAGGGTAGAGGCAGCCCAGAAGAGAGATTAGCTGACCAAGTTTAAATACTAGTGACCTGTGAGCCTCAGGACTGTGACacattaaagaaaaaggagaggtgTTCCCCTTCCCAAGAAACCCTGTTCTCGGGCCAGACCAGGCAACCCATCTGCTCCCAGCTCTCTACCTGGACCTCCGATCAAACCCCCTGTCTTTCATGGCCCTGCTCAGATATCACCTTCACCACAGACTTTCCCTGATCGCCCCAATCTGAAGGAACCTTTTGGTTTTCCGACCTTTTTTCAGAAGCAACTACCACTTATGTATTAactacctaccatgtgccaggctctgtgctagttCTTTCATTTGAGTTACTTCATTTCACACTTGATGTATTTGTCTGATACCCCAAGAGACTAATATCTCAAAAGACTGAGTTCCTTGAAGGTGAGAACTGAGTCTTATATTTCCACCCATCTCCAACACCTACAGAGTAGGTGTTCAGTAGATGAAAAATAACTGACTGGCCATGATGGCCTGTAAGGATGGGAATTtttaatcccattttatagataagaaaacagagactcaggtaaaagtgacttgtctaaggtcacaaagctagtgagGGGTAGAGCGAGAATTCAAACTCAGAACTCACAACAAAGTCCAGGGCTCCAGCCAATATGCCCTGGCTGTCCTGGCCCCTCGTGTGACAGTGACTCCCGACTGTCACATAGCATAGGCTTCTCTCCGAGGGTCTGCATCTGCGTTTGCAACCCGACTGTGCTCTCTCTGGTCAGGAAAGTGGTCTTTCCATGATCTTACATCTCTGCTGTGCCCTGGTCAGTGTTGGAGCTAATATCTAAGATCACCACCCACTCGGTGAGACCCACAGTCATGCAAAGTAATGAGAAAAGTCTCCACTGAGGGACAGCCCTGGGCTTGTTAGAGGGCttttgcttttcacttttttggaTCTTATTTTTGTCCCCACTGTGTTCTCTGAAAGGCAGAACAAAACTGCCTGTTTTGTCTCTGTTTTTCCCTGTCTAGACATAAAAGCCAGGGCCTGGCCTGGGACCTAggtgcccagctcctgccctgcaTGCTGCCTGCTGCAGAGGGGCTGGAATAGCTGACACCCCCCACACCTCtagctcacccccacccccacccccactgaccTCCTCTGGGCCACCAGCGTCGTTCTGGCAGCTTCCATGCCCGAGGAGGGCTCCAGTCCAGAGGAGTAGCATGAGGGCCTGCATCCTGGGGCCTGCAAGAGAGTGAGAGGCAGCAGGCTGCTTCCCTCACCCGCCcacctgcaccaccaggccaccctgggcagggagcagaAGGCTTGGCAGGACCAGGCACCTTCCCTCCAGCCTCCCCAGGCTGGAAGTGGACCTTCAGCTTGATGATCCCTCCCTCTCAGCAatgtcctccccacccctccacctgcCTCGTGTCCCACAGTCACATGGTAAGCTAGCGCTTTCATCCCATTGTCTGTGTCAGGGGACCCACCTTCGAACCTAAAGTTCTAGGGGAGTGAAAATGCAGCAGTGGCTCCTCTGTGTGGAGTGTGGTCTAGTATGAATGCAAACCGAGGCTTTTCCCTGGTGGCATCTGACCAGCTCCTTTTATAGGGTTTGGGGCAATGTCTAGTAACAGAATGGGAGCAGAACCTGAGTCTCAGATGTCGAGTCACAGAGAATGGAGAAGGGAGGCATCTGGTCCAATCCCTGTCATCCCTGAGAAGTTCTTAAATTCTCTCCTTGAATTCCTCTGGCCTAGAACCTGTGGCCTCATCAGGGACTTATCCCTTCTCAGGCAGTTATGTGTCAAGAGCTCTCACTTGGTGGTTAGGAGTGCTGGGTCTAGGGTccgacagcctgggttcaaatctcaattCTGTGTCTTAAGAGCTCTCTAAATCACAATGTCTTCTCTTGTAAAATGGAAACCAAATAGTTCTTACCTATTGTGATGAGGATTAAGTTAGACAATGCCTTAACAGCACTTAACAGTGCCAGAGACCAGGGAGCTCTCCAATAATCCCTCAGCCAAAATGCATCTCTCTACAGCTGGAACCCCAGGGCCACACTTCTCCCCAGGGAGCCAGATCCTCTTCCCCCTACCAGCTCAAAAATAGCTCTTACACCTCCAGAGCCTTCTTTCCTTCAGGTTAAACAAGCccgtttctttttcctttttttttctttcttttttttttttgctgaggaagattcaccctgagctaatgtccgcaccaatcttcctctattttgtatgtgggtcaccgccacagcatggctgatgagggggtgtatgtccacacccgggatgcaaacccatgcacccgggccactgaagcagagtgtgccgaacttaaccactatgcctgcTTATTAGTAAGACCACCCAAGTGCCTTCACCTCCCCAGCAGTGGCCTCTTCTGACCAGGCTCTGGTCTGGCCCCTGGCCCACAGGGAAAAGGGAAATTGGGTCCAGGGCTCTATGTGCTCCACCATCCCTTACCCTCCTGCATCCACTGCGTCTATGAGCTCAGCCCTGGAGTCAGGATGTGGAGGTCGGGGGGGATGAAGGCAGCTGGGGGCGTTCACAGATAAGATCTTCCAAGAGGCCTCCTGGTTAAAAAGTGGAACAACGTCTCAGCAACCAGGACCTGTGGCTGGTCCATGTTCTCCCTCCATCCATACTGCCAAGTCAAGAATTTATAATCTGTCTCCCTTGCAATATACACACAGGCCACGGGTCTCGAGCTGTTTCGTTATCCTTCTATATACCCATAAACATtccccccagcacacacacacacatacttttctGACTTCTCAGAACAAACAGGAAAGTTTGGAGTGCAGTGTGTGATTTTTGGCCAAAGTCCTTAGAATTAAGTCTGATAATCCGCTGGACAACGTTGTTGAGCATGAAGGGCAACAAAAGGAAAGATCGCCTTCTGAGCTGGCCCGGCTCACAGCAGGCCTGCCGGTGGGAACCAGCCCGGCTTTCTCTCCCAACCCCCTTCCGAGCTCGTGTCGCAGAGTGAGCTCCACGGACCCTGGAGCCTCAGCCAGCGGCTCTTCCACACGGCTGCTCCTGCCGCTCAGGGAGAGATCTTCTGTTGAGACAACAGGAAAAGCTTTCTATAGTGCAAGACAGAGACCTTAACACCATCCAGGCTTACAGCTGCGCTCActgccaggccggccccaccctgagctgGCAGGAGCCATCCTTGCCTGAGCCTCAGAGGCTGGTTTATTGAAGACTGAAAATTCCGTGAGATGCATGGGCGGCAAGGCTAGAGAAAAAGCCATTAGCTCTAGTCCCTCCGGCCAGGGTAGGGAATTGAGATAGGAGGGAGGAGATGGGGGCCATCCTGACAGAGTGTTTAAGGAAA is a genomic window containing:
- the SERPINF1 gene encoding pigment epithelium-derived factor isoform X1, whose protein sequence is MLNNVVQRIIRLNSKDFGQKSHTALQTFLFVLRSQKSPRMQALMLLLWTGALLGHGSCQNDAGGPEEGSPDPDTTGVPVEEEDPFLKVPVNKLAAAISNFGYDLYRVRSSMSPTANVLLSPLSVATALSALSLGAEQRTESTIHRALYYDLINNPDIHSTYKDLLASVTAPEKNLKSASRIIFEKKLRIKSSFVAPLEKSYGSRPKILTGNPRADLQELNNWVQAQTKGKIARSTREVPSEISILLLGVAYFKGQWVTKFDSRKTSLKDFYLDEERTVTVPMMSDPKAIIRYGLDSDLNCKIAQLPLTGSMSIIFFLPQTVTQNLTMIEESLTSEFIHDIDRELKSVQAVLTIPKLKLSYEGEVTKSLQEMKLQSLFDSPDFSKITGKPLKLTQVEHRTGLEWNEDGAGTNPSPGPHLTFPLDYHLNQPFIFVLRDTDTGALLFIGKILDPRGT
- the SERPINF1 gene encoding pigment epithelium-derived factor isoform X3, which produces MQALMLLLWTGALLGHGSCQNDAGGPEEGSPDPDTTGVPVEEEDPFLKVPVNKLAAAISNFGYDLYRVRSSMSPTANVLLSPLSVATALSALSLGAEQRTESTIHRALYYDLINNPDIHSTYKDLLASVTAPEKNLKSASRIIFEKKLRIKSSFVAPLEKSYGSRPKILTGNPRADLQELNNWVQAQTKGKIARSTREVPSEISILLLGVAYFKGQWVTKFDSRKTSLKDFYLDEERTVTVPMMSDPKAIIRYGLDSDLNCKIAQLPLTGSMSIIFFLPQTVTQNLTMIEESLTSEFIHDIDRELKSVQAVLTIPKLKLSYEGEVTKSLQEMKLQSLFDSPDFSKITGKPLKLTQVEHRTGLEWNEDGAGTNPSPGPHLTFPLDYHLNQPFIFVLRDTDTGALLFIGKILDPRGT
- the SERPINF1 gene encoding pigment epithelium-derived factor isoform X2; the encoded protein is MQEGPRMQALMLLLWTGALLGHGSCQNDAGGPEEGSPDPDTTGVPVEEEDPFLKVPVNKLAAAISNFGYDLYRVRSSMSPTANVLLSPLSVATALSALSLGAEQRTESTIHRALYYDLINNPDIHSTYKDLLASVTAPEKNLKSASRIIFEKKLRIKSSFVAPLEKSYGSRPKILTGNPRADLQELNNWVQAQTKGKIARSTREVPSEISILLLGVAYFKGQWVTKFDSRKTSLKDFYLDEERTVTVPMMSDPKAIIRYGLDSDLNCKIAQLPLTGSMSIIFFLPQTVTQNLTMIEESLTSEFIHDIDRELKSVQAVLTIPKLKLSYEGEVTKSLQEMKLQSLFDSPDFSKITGKPLKLTQVEHRTGLEWNEDGAGTNPSPGPHLTFPLDYHLNQPFIFVLRDTDTGALLFIGKILDPRGT